The following is a genomic window from Variovorax paradoxus.
GCGCCCAGCTCGGGCCCCATCTGCAAAAGGGGCTGAAGTCTCTCTACACGATCCACGGCGACGAACCGTTGCTCGCGCAAGAGGCCGCGGATGCCATTCGCGCCGCGGCGCGCACCCAGGGCTATACCGAGCGCAGTTCGTACACCGTGGCCGGCGCGCACTTCGACTGGAGCGCGGTGCTTGCGGCGGGCGGTTCGCTCTCGCTCTTCGCGGACAAGCAAATCGTCGAGATCCGCATTCCCTCGGGCAAGCCCGGCAAGGACGGCAGCACGGCGCTGCAGCAATTGGCTGAAGCGGCGCAGGGCAACGACAGCACGCTCACGCTCGTGATGCTCCCGCGGCTGGACAAGGCCACGCGCACGGGCGCCTGGTTCTCGGCCTTGGAGAACAACGGCGCGAGCATCCAGGTCGACCCCATCGAACGTGCCGCGCTGCCGCAATGGATTGCGCAGCGGCTGGGCCTGCAGGGCCAGCGCGTGATGCCGGGCGATGAGGGCCAGCGCACGCTGCAATTCTTTGCCGACCGCGTCGAAGGCAACCTGCTTGCGGCGCACCAGGAAATCCAGAAGCTCGCCCTGCTGCATCCGGCGGGCGAACTGAGCTGGGAGCAGGTGGAGGCCGCGGTCAACAACGTGGCGCGCTATGACGTGTTCAAGCTGTCGGAGGCCGTGCTTGCGGGCAATCCGCAGCGCGTGGCGCGCATGCTCGACGGCCTGCAGGCCGAAGGCGAGGCCGAAGTGCTGGTGCACTACACGATTGCCGAGGACATCCGGGCACTGAAGCGCGTGAAAGATGCGATGGCCTCGGGCCGTCCGCTGCCCATGGCGCTGCGCGAGAACCGCATCTGGGGCCCGCGCGAACGTGCCTTCGAGCGCGTGCTGCCAAGGCTCGACGACCGCATGCTGGCCCGGCTGCTGCGCGCCGCGCATGTGGTGGACGGCATTTGCAAGGGCCTCAAGCAGCCCGATTGGCCCGCCAGCGGCTGGCAGGCGCTGCAGCGTCTGGCGCTGATGCTGTGCCGCGCTTGCAGCAGTGGCCCGGTTCCCTCTCGCTGAGGGAGAAAGGACAACGCCCAAGGGGTGCAAAGCCCGGGGTTGATCCAAATGCAGGAAAATGCCGACATGAACGCGTTCAACGTCAGCGAGCACATGCAGGCCCTCGGCCTGCAAGCCAAATCCGCCGCATTCCTCATGGCCCGTGCGGATGCAGCTACCAAAAACAGAGCATTGAAGGCCTTGGCCAAGCGCCTGCGCGAAGCCGGCCTCAGCCTTTCGGAGGCCAACCAGAGGGACCTGGAGCGTGCCACGGCCGCGGGCCTGCCGGCGCCGATGGTCGATCGCCTCAAGCTCACGCCCAAGGTCATCGAGACGGTGGCCCAGGGCTGCGAGCAGCTCGCCGGCATGGCGGACGTGATCGGCGAGATCATCGGCATGAAGCAGCAGCCCAGCGGCATTCGCGTCGGCCAGATGCGCGTGCCGATCGGCGTGTTCGGCATGATCTACGAGAGCCGCCCCAATGTGACCATCGAGGCTGCGAGCCTCGCCATCAAGAGCGGCAACGCGGCCATTCTGCGCGGCGGTTCGGAAGCCATCGAGTCGAACAAGGCGCTGGCGCTGCTGGTGTCCGAGGCACTCGCCGAAGCCGGCCTGCCGGTCGATGCGGTGCAATTGGTGCAAACCACCGACCGCGAGGCCGTGGGCCAGCTCATTGCCATGCCCGAGTTCGTGGACGTGATCATTCCGCGCGGCGGCAAGGGCCTGATCGAGCGCATCAGCCGCGACGCCAAGGTGCCGGTCATCAAGCACCTGGACGGCAATTGCCACGTCTATGTGGACGATTCGGCCGAATTTGAAATGGCGCTGCGCATCGTCGACAACGCCAAGACCCAGAAATACAGCCCCTGCAACGCGGCCGAAGGCCTCCTGGTGTCGGCCGCGGTGGCCGAAGACTTCCTGCCCCGCATTGGGGCCATCTTTGCGGCCAAGGGCGTGGAAATGCGCTGCGACCCGGCTGCAGCGCGCATCCTGCGAGCGGACGATGCCGCAGGTTCAAACGCAAGAATCGTCGATGCGGTCGAGTCCGACTGGTCCGAGGAATACCTTGCCGCGGTGATCAGCATCAAGGTGGTCGAAGGCGTCGACGAAGCCATCGCGCACATCAACCGCTACTCGAGCCATCACACCGACGCCATCGTCACGCGCGACCATGTGCATGCGCAGCGCTTTTTGCGCGAGGTCGATTCGGCCAGCGTCATGGTCAATGCGAGTACACGCTTCGCAGACGGTTTCGAGTTTGGCCTGGGGGCCGAGATCGGCATCAGCACCGACAAATTCCATGCGCGCGGGCCGGTCGGCATCGAAGGGCTGACCTCGCTCAAGTACGTGGTGCTGGGGCAGGGCGAAGTGCGCACCTGAGACCTGGAACGCGGCGGACTGAACCAAGTCCGGTATACGTAGTCTTGTCATTGGGGCGGCCACCCCCAAATCCTACAATTCCGCTATACCTTCAAGTACAAATCCAATAAGGCCGCCGCATGGTTCCGCATCTAGTCACCGCCCTGACCGGCCCGATCAACGAACTGGAGCAGCGGGTACTCGACTCCACGCCCGCCATCGAGCGCTGGTTCCGGCTCGAATGGATGGAACACACGCCCCCGTTCTACAGCGCGGTCGACATCCGCAATGCCGGCTTCAAGCTTGCGCCGGTCGACACCAATCTTTTTCCGGGCGGCTGGAACAATCTCACCAAGGAAATGCTGCCGCTCGCGGTGCAGGCCGCGCAGGCCGCCATCGAGAAGATCTGCCCGGAGGCGCGCAACCTGCTGGTCATTCCCGAGAACCACTCGAAGAACACCTTCTACCTTGCCAACATTGCGCAGCTGGTGCGCATCTTCCACATGGCGGGACTCAACGTGCGGGTGGGCTCCATCGACCCGGCCATCAAGTCGCCCAAGAAGATCGAGCTGCCCAACGGCGAAACCGTGTGCCTGGAGCCCGTGGTGCGCAGCAAGCGCCGCCTCGGCCTCAAGAATTTCGACCCCTGCACCATCCTGCTCAACAATGAGCTGTCGGCCGGCACGCCGGGCATTCTGGAAGACCTGCACGAGCAGTACCTGCTGCCGCCGCTGCACGCCGGCTGGTCGGTGCGGCGCAAGAGCAACCACCTGCACAGCTATGAAGAGCTGTCCAAGCGCTTCGGCAAGCTGCTGGGCATCGACCCCTGGCTCATCAACCCGATCTATGCGCGCGCCGAAGGCATCGACTTTGCCGAAGGCCGCGGCATCGACGTGCTGACCAGCCATGTGGACGCGGTGCTGACCAAGGTGCGCCGCAAGTACAAGGAATACGGCATCAACGAGAAGCCCTTCGTGATCGTCAAGGGCCAGACCGGCAGCGACGGCCCGGGCGTGATGACGGTGCACGACGCGAAAGAGGTCGAAGGCCTCGTCGGAAAGCCGCGCGCCGCAGCGGGCAGCAAGGCCGCCGCGGCCAGGGAGCTGCGCGGGCCCGGCGAGGTGATCGTGCAGGAAGGCGTGCTGACCAATGAGCGCGTGCACAACGGCGTGGCCGAGCCGGTGGTCTACATGATGGACCGCTACGTGGTGGGGGGGTTCTACCGCGTGCATGCCGAGCGCGCCCCGGACGAAAACCTGAAGTCTCCCGGCGCGAGCTTCGTGCCCCTGGCTTTTTCGGAAAGCGCGCATCTGCCGCAGCCCGGCGCCAAGCCCGGCGCGAGCGCGCCCAACCGCTTCTACATGTATGGCGTGGTGGGCCGCCTGGCCATGGTGGCAGCCAGCTACGAGATGGAAGCCACCGATCCGGACGCGGAAATCTACGAATGATTTTCCGGGGTGGGTTGCGGCAGGGGCGGTCGGCGGCAAAATAGCGGCCCCACAGTAAAGGAAACAAAAGGGCGGAGGGTGCGCGCAAACGGCTGAAAACGCCGGCGCGGCGGCATCCCGGGGCGTGTGACACCTGGTTACGCGTTTGCAGTTCGCTCTTTTTCCCATCGACTTCGTGTCACCTCCCAAATCTTCCTCCGCCGCCGCCTTGATCATCGGCACCATCGGTGTCGTCTATGGCGACATCGGCACCAGCGTGCTGTATGCAGTCAAGGAAGTGTTCGGCCACGGCCACCTTCCTTTCACCATCGAGAACGTCTACGGCATCCTGTCGATGTTCTTCTGGACGCTCACCGTCATCGTGTCCATCAAATATGTGGTGCTGGTGCTGCGGGCCGACAACGAAGGCGAGGGCGGCCTGGTTGCCATGCTCGCGCTGGCCTCGCGCGCGGTGGCCGACAAGCCCAGGCTGCGCAATGTGCTGCTGCTGGTGGGCATCTTCGGTACCTCGCTCTTCTATGGCGACGGCGTCATCACGCCCGCCATTTCGGTGCTTTCGGCGGTCGAGGGCCTCGAGGTGGTGTCGCCCCACTTCAAGCACTATGTGCTGCCGGTCACGCTGCTGGTGCTGTTCTGCCTCTTCGTGGTGCAAAAGCGCGGCACCGCGGGCATCGGCAAGTTCTTCGGCCCGATCACGCTGGTGTGGTTCCTGGCCATTGCCGTGCTTGGCGTGTCGCAGATCGTTCACCACCCCGAGATTCTCAAAGCGCTGAACCCCTGGTTCGCGCTGAAGTTCATGTGGGACAACCCGGGCACCAGCTTCATCCTGCTGGGCGCCACGGTGCTGTGCGTCACGGGTGCCGAGGCGCTCTACGCCGACCTGGGCCACTTCGGCAAGCGGCCGATCCGCCTGGCGTGGTTCACGGTGGTGATGCCGGCGCTCACGCTCAACTACTTCGGGCAAGGCGCATTGCTGCTCGAGAACCCGGAGGCCGTGAAGAACCCGTTCTTCATGATGGCGCCCGAATGGGCACTCGTTCCGCTGGTGCTGCTGGCCACGGCCGCCACGGTCATTGCGTCGCAGGCACTCATTACCGGCGCCTTCAGCGTCACGCGCCAGGTCATCCAGCTGGGCTACCTGCCGCGCCTGAACATCGAGCACACGAGCGTGCGCACTGCCGGGCAGATCTACATTCCGCTGGTCAACTGGGGCCTGTTCGTGGCCATCGTGCTGGCGGTTGTCATGTTCCGCTCGTCGAGCAGCCTGGCCGCGGCCTACGGCATTGCGGTGACCACCGACATGCTCATCACCACGGTGCTGACCTTCTTCGTGATCCGCTATGCATGGAAGCTGCCGCTGGCGCTGTGCATTGCGTCCACGGCGGTCTTCTTCGTGGTCGACTTCCTGTTCTTCGCGTCGAACCTGCTCAAGCTGTTCGAAGGCGGCTGGTTCCCGCTGGTGATCGGCGGCGCCGTGTTCACCTTGATGATCACCTGGAAGGAAGGCCGCCGCCTGATGGGCGAGGTGCAGCGCGCCGATGCGATCGAGCTCAAGGCGTTTCTCGATTCCGTGTTCGAAAGCCCGCCGGCGCGGGTGGAAGGCACGGCGGTGTTTCTTACCGCGGAGCCGGGCGTGCTGCCCAACGCACTGCTGCACAACCTGAAGCACAACAAGGTGCTGCACGAGCAGAACATGTTCGTCACCGTGCGCAACCACGAAGTGCCCTGGATCCCGATGGACAAGCGCATCGAGATCGAGGCGCTCGGCCACCATTGTTGGCAGATCATCGTGCATTACGGCTTCAAGAACGACGTCGACCTGCCCCGCGCTCTGGACCACGCGCGCCTGCGCGGCTGCCAGCTCGAGCCCATGGCGACGAGCTACTTCCTCTCGCGCGACGTCGTCATTCCCACGCTCGGCAGCGGCATGGCGCCGTGGCGCGAAAAGCTGTTTGCGCAGATGCACCACAACGCGAGCGGTGCGGCCGCGTTCCTGGGGCTGCCGAACAACGCGGTGGTGGAGCTGGGCTCGAAGATCGAGATTTGAAGCCGGCGTGCGTGCGGGCCCCGCGGCTTTCGCTCAAGCGAAGTCCGCCGGCCGGTCCGCCGCAAGCTGCTGCACATGCGATGCAATCGCGCACGGCGTGGTGAGCCAGATTTCGCCCCGGTCGCGTGCACGCGCCAGGTGAGACAGCGCCGTTCGCAAGTGCCGCAGCCGATACGGCTGGCCCACGATGTACGGATGCAGCGCAAGCCCCATGACCAGCGGCTGCGCGCGCGACTGCCCGAGCATTTCGTCGAAGTTGTCGATCACCATCGCGCTGAAGTCCTTCGCATCCATCAGGCGGCCCATGATCATCGGAATGTCGTTGAGCTCCTGCGGATACGGCACCGACCAGATCGAGGCGCCGCCGCGCGTGCGCATGCGCACCGGTTGGTCGTCGTGGCACCAGTTGAGCGTGTAGCCATAGCCGGTCTCGGCCAGCAGGTCGGGCGTGACCGCGCTTTCCGAAATCCACGGTGACAGCCATCCGGCCGGCGCCTGGCCGCTCTCTTGCCGCATGCGCTCGCGGCAACGCACCAGCAGCGCGCGTTCGTCGTCTTCGTGCCAGCTACCCTGGCGTTCGGCGTTGCTGTGGCCGTGGCCGATGAGCTCGTCGCCGCGGGCCACGCAAGCCTGTACCAGCTCCGGGCAATGGTCGTAAAGCGCCGTGTTGATGAGCGCACCGGAGGGAAGCCCCAGCGAATCGAACAGCTCCAGGCAGCGCCACGCGCCCACGCGGTTGCCGTAGTCGCGCCAGCCGTGGTTCAGCACATCGGGCTGCGGCGAGGCCGGTCCAATGCATGCGCCCAGGCCGTCGCCGAATGCAAAGTGCTCGATGTTGAAGCCGATGTACACCGCCAGCCGCGAGCCGTTCGGCCATGCGTAGCCGGGCCGCCGGGTGATGGGGCTGTAGCCGAAGCGGCCGTGCGTGGGAAGCCGTTCGGGCCAGCGCGCCGTCATGTGCCGTGCCTCACAGCACCGCCAGCCCGGCGCGCACCAGGAGCCATTCGGCGCTGTCGTTCCATACATCCATCTGCACGATGAGCCCGTTGCGCACCACGTAGCGGTCGACATAGCGGTTGCCTTCGAAGGCTGTGCCGTCTGGCCAGGCGCCGTAGAGCGTGCCGAGGCTGTAGACCACCGTTTCCTCCGGCGTGCCGCCGGCCACGGTTTCGGTGCGCTCGATCTTCTTCTTTACCCACGCATAGCGCTTGGCATTGAACGCCGAGGTGTCACCGGGCGCATGCATCGGGCGGTTGCCTGTAAAGCGGATGCGGATGTCGGGCGCGGTGAAGCGTGAGGCCGCTTGGGGATCGGGAATCATCACCAGGCGAAGAAATTCGTCGACGACTCCGGCGGGCGTGGCAGGGCCCTGCAATGCAGGTTCGTCGGGCGAAGCGAGTGGATCCATGGGGTCCTCCGGGCATGAGGCCACGCGGTGCATGGCCAGACAAGACAATCCATAGCAATTCCCGCGCCGATGGGCCGGAACTGAAGCCTTGGTGTCCCGGCACAATTGGCCGATGCGTTTCTTCAAGGATCTGAGCCTTTCCGCCTTCACCGCCGGCTTCGTCGCCGTGCTCGTGGGCTTCACGAGCTCGGTGGCCATCGTGTTCCAGGCCGCACAGGCTTTCGGCGCCACGCCCGAGATCGCGGCCTCGTGGATGTGGGCGCTGGGCATCGGCATGGGCCTGCCATCCATCGTGCTGTCGCTGTGGTGGCGCAAGCCGGTGATGATTGCCTGGAGCACGCCGGGCGCCGCCGTGCTTGCCGTGGCTGCGGGCAGCTACGGCATGGGCGAGGCGGTCGGCGCCTTCATCGCCTGCGCCGTGCTCATCGTGCTGGCGGGCGCTACGGGTTGGTTCGAGCGGGTCATGAACAGGATTCCGATGGCGATCGCCTCGGCCCTGCTTGCCGGCGTGCTCGCGCGCTTCGGGCTGGATGCGTTCATTGCCGCCAAGACCGCGCTGCCGCTGGTGCTTCTGATGCTCGGCACCTACCTGGTCGCGAAGCGCCTGCTGCCGCGCTATGCGGTGCCGCTCACGCTGCTGGTTGCCATTGCCTTCGTGGCCGCGCGCGGCGAGCTGAGCTGGTCGACGGTGCACTTCTCGCTCACATGGCCCGTGTTCACCATGCCGGTGTTCAGCTGGCAGGCCATCGTCAGCCTGGCCTTGCCGCTTTTCATCGTCACCATGGCGTCGCAGAACCTGCCGGGCGTGGCGACGATGCGTGCGGCGGGCTACGGCGACCTGCCGGTGAGCAAGCTCATCACCGTCACCGGGCTGGCAACGCTGGTGCTGGCGCCCTTCGGTGCCTTTGCACTGAACCTGGGCGCCATCAGCGCCGCCATCTGCATGGGCCGCGAGGCGCATGAAGACCCGGCGCGGCGCTACACGGCGGCCGCAAGCTGCGGCGCCATCTACGTGGTGATCGCATTCTTCGGCGCGGCGGTCACCGGGCTGCTCACGGCGTTTCCGAAAGAGCTGGTCGCCGCCATCGCCGGCCTGGCGCTGCTGGGCACCATCGGCAGCGGGCTGGCGGGTGCGGTGCGCGACGAGCCGCACCGCGAGGCCGCGATCATCACCTTCCTGGTCACGCTCTCGGGCGTGGCCATCCTGGGCATTGGCTCGGCGTTCTGGGGCGTGGTGGCCGGTGCACTGGCATTGGCGGTGCAGCAGGCCGGACGCACGAAGACAAAGGCCTCCGCCGGCAAGGACATCGCCGCTTCCGGCAACATCGCGCCAGACAGCAGCAACATGGCGGCCACACCTGGCGCCGGAAAGACTCCCTGATGAAAAACATCCTCTTCGTCGCCGATCCGCTCGATCATTTCAAGATCTACAAGGACACGACCTTCTCGATGATGCGCGAGGCCCAGCGCCGCGGCTATCGCATCGCGGCCTGCCTGCCGCAGGACATCCAGTGGAAGTCGGGCGGGCAGGTCACCGCCACGGTGCAGCAGATCACGCTCACCGGAGACGCAAGGGACTGGTACCGCGTCGATATCAGCGAGGCCAAGGCGCTGAAGGACTTCGACGCCGTGCTGATGCGCAAGGACCCGCCCTTCGACGCCGAATACATCTATGCCACGCACCTGCTCGAGCAGGCCGAACGCGAAGGCGCGCGCGTGGTCAACAAGCCGAGCGCGTTGCGCGACCACCCCGAGAAGCTCGCGATCATGGAGTTTCCGCAGTTCGTCACGCCCACGCTGGTCACGCGCAGCGCGCAGGCCGTGCGCGACTTTCATGCCGAGCATGGCGACATCATCCTGAAGCCACTCGACGGCATGGGCGGCATGGGCATCTTCCGCGTGAAGCAGGACGCGTTGAACCTCGGCTCCATCGTCGAGACGCTCAACAAGAACGGCGCCGAAACCATCATGGTGCAGCGCTTCGTGCCAGAGGTGGTTCAGGGCGACAAGCGCATCCTGATCATTGCGGGCGAGCCCGCGCCCTTTGTGCTGGCGCGCATTCCGCAAGGCACCGAGGTGCGCGGCAACCTGGCGGCCGGCGGCAAGGGTGTGGCCCAGCCGCTCACGGCGCGCAACCGCGAGATCGCCGAGGCCATTGGCCGGGTGCTCGCGCCGCGCGGGCTGCTCTTGATCGGGCTCGACGTGATCGGCGACTCGGTCACCGAGATCAACGTGACGAGCCCGACCTGCTTCCAGGAGATCACCGAGCAGACCGGCTTCGACGTGCCGAAGATGTTCATCGATGCGCTCGAGGCGCACCTTGCCGCACCGCGCTGAGTTCCTCGGGTAGCGCCTCGCGCTGCCGCCGTGTCTGCAGCAGCCGCGCGCGCCGCTTGCGCCACCAGATCACGATGCCCGTGATGGACAGGCCCGCCACCGCCAGCCCCATGAGCGACATCAGGATGCGTCCCGGCAGCCCCAGGATGCGTCCGCCGTGCAGCGGCAATTGCAGCTGCGCGAACACGTCGGCCGCCGTGCCGTGCCATGGCCGGTTGCTGCTGATGATGTGGCCGTCGCGGCCGTCCAGGTAGAGGTTGGACAAGCCCATGCCGTCGCTGTCGTCGTGCGAGGCATGGTCGAAGAACGACACGTTGTAGAAGCCGCCGCGCTGGTTGTAGAACACGCCGCCCAGCGGCGTGGTCCAGCCGCGCCGGCGTGCTTCGGCCTCGGCGTCCGCAACGATCTGGCGAAAACCTATGGTGGGTTCGATGCGTGTGCCCAGCGGTGCAAGCGGCACCAGTGCCGAGGGGCCGGGCGTGGTCTTCGACACCAGCGACAGCATCGGGTGGAAGATTTCCTTGTAGAGATTCAGCGAGAACGACGTGAAGGCGATGAGGATGATCAGCGCCCACATCCACAGCCCGCCCGCGCGGTGCAGGTCGAAGTTGAGCTTGTAGCCGCCGGCCGCCCATCGCACGGCCCAGGCCGGCTTCCAGCGGCGCCACCATTCGCGCGCAGCGCGGTGCTCGGGGTGCGCGGCCCGGCGCTGGCGCCGCGGCGTCGTGAGGTACAGCGCAACGAAGCTGTCGAGCAGCCACACCAGCGCCACGCCGCCCATGATCCAGTAGCCCAGCCGGTCGGTGCCCCAGACGGCCGGCACATGCAGCGTGTAGTGCAGCTTGCGCAGGAACGGCATCAGCGTCTCGGGCTTGAGCGAGATCGCGGTCGAGTCGCGCCGGCCGCGGATCTCGGCCGTCACTGGATCGACGTACACGCGGTTGTAGCCGAGCTGGTAGGGCTTGCCGGTGGCGGGGTCGGTGCGCGGCTGCACGAAGTAGCCGGCCGCGTGGCCTTCCTCGAACCCGAGCGGCATGTACGCGACGCGTGCGCGCGGGTCGTGCGCCTCGACCGCGGCCGCCAGGTCGAACGGATCGCGGAACGGCCCGCGCGATTCGGTGTCGTAGAGCTCGCTGTTGAGCCAGCCGTCGATCTCGTGGTCCCACGAGATCACGGCGCCGGTCAGGCCCGAGACAATGAGGAACAGTGCAACCGCGAGGCCCGCCCAGCGGTGCACTGTCGTCGCGAAGGCGCGCATCTCAGAAGTCGATGGTGCCGCTGACCGCAAAGGTGCGCGGTGCGCCGAGGACCAGGTAGTTGGAGCCCTGCGTGCCGCCCACCGACGCCCAGTACGACTTGTTGAACAGGTTGTCGATGCGCGCGCGCAGCGTGAGTGCGCGGCCGTTGCCCAGGTCGACCAGGTAGCGCGCGCCGATGTCGAAGCGCGTCCAGCCCGGGATCTGCTGCGTGTTGGCCGCGTTGGCGTACTGCTTGGAGGTGTAGAGCAAACGCGCGTTCAGCGACAGGTTGCGCACGCCCGGTACGTCCCATTCGGCGCCCAGGTTGGCCTGCTGCTTGGCAACGCCGATGGCCGTGCGGCCGTCGGTGGCACCGCCTTGCGTGTCCTTCTGCTTGGCGTCGAGCAGCGTCAGGCCGCCCAGAAGGCGCAGCCCCTTGGCAGGCTGGCCGAACACCGAGAACTCCAGGCCTTGGTTGCGCTGCTTGCCGTACAGGCCGTAGGTCTGGCCCTCGTACTGGTACGTGGGCTGGTCGGTGGTGAAGAAGGCCGCGCTTGCACCGACGGTGCCGCCGTCGTACTTGACGCCGACTTCCTTCTGCTTGGCCTGGTACGGCGCGAACACCTCGCCGGCGTTGGTGACCGGACGGCTGTTGACCGTGCCGGGTGCCACGTTGCCCTTGACGAGGCCTTCGATGTAGTTCGCGTAGACAGAGGTGCTCGGCGTGATCTTGAACACGACGCCGGCCACCGGCGTGGTCTTGCTCTTGTCGTAGGCGCTCGTTTCCTTGACCGTGTTGTAGGCGAAGCTGGTCTGCTCGATCGTCTGCCGGCGCACGCCGAGCGTGACCAGCAGGCGGTCGTCCATGAACGACATGGTGTCGGCCACTGCAACGCTCGAGGTCTTGATCTTGTCGGTCAGGCGCGGGTCTTCCAGCGTGTTGCCGGTGAAGTTATTGGCGACCGGGAAGGGCGACGCGTACGGCGCATAGATGTTGTTGCGCAGGCTGCCGCGCGAGATCGTGTAGGCGTTGTCGCGGTCGTTGCTGTATGTGGCGGCCGAAGCCACCACCGCGTGCTTCACCGGTCCGGTCACGAAATTGCCGCGCACGCCGATCTCGGCCGTGCCGATGCGGTCCTTGCGGGTGTTGCTGAAACGCGTGCCGCTGGTGTTGCCGAACGCGTCGGCGAGCGTCGGGTTCGCCAGCACGTTGTCTTCGTCGCTGCGGCGCACGCCGCCCGCGGCCCAGGCGGTGATGTTGTCGGTGATGTCGACTTCACCGCGGAAGGTGGCGAACTTATCCTTCTCCTTCGAATAGGTCCAAGGCTGCGCAAAGTTGGTGCTGGCGTCGGGCGCACGCGGAATCGGCAGCGCCGACGAGGGCGTGAGGCTCGGGCGGCCGTCCTTCAGGTCGTAGTCCTGGTAGCCGAAGTCGGCCGACAGGCGCACGTTGCGGTTGCGCCAGTCCAGGCCGACGGCAAAGGCGCTGAGCTGCTGGCTCTCTTTATGGACGCCGGTGCCGCCTTCGCGGCGCACGGCATTCATGCGAACGCCCAAGCTGTCGTCGGGGCCGAAGCGGCGCGCCAGGTCGAGGTTCACGTAGCCCTGTCCGCCGGTCTGCACGCCGAAGCCGACGCGCGTGAGCGGCTCGTTGGACGCCCGCTTGGGCAGCAGGTTGATCGCGCCGCCGATGCCGCTGCCGCCGGGCGCGGCGCCGTTCAGGAAGGTGTTGGCGCCGCGGAACACTTCCACGCGCTCGAAGAATTCAGAGGCGATGTACTGGCGCGGCAGCATGCCGTACAGGCCGTTGTAGGCCACGTCGTCCGAGTACACGGGGAAGCCGCGCACCACATAAAGCTCCTGGAAGTTGCCGAAGCCGCGCGCCTGGCGCACCGACGGATCATTGAGCAGCACGTCGGCAACGCTCTTGGCCTGCTGGTCCTGGATGAGCTCGTTGGTGTAGTTGGTGCTCGAGAACGGCGAGCTCATCATGTCCTGGTTGCCCAGGATGCCCACGCGCCCGCCACGGGCCACTTGGCCGCCGGCAAAGGGCTTGGTCAGGCCTTCGGCCGAGGCGTCGGCGCTGGCTTCGACGGTAACGGTGCCGAGGGTGCCGGCGGCTTCAACCGGCGCGGCGGTCTGGGCCGAGGCAGCCAAGGCATTGAGAACGAGCAGCGTGGCGGCAACCGTCGGGCGCAGGCTGGCGCGCAGAAAAGGGGAGGAAGAAGACATTGAAAGGTTCGAAAGGGGCGCAAATGAGAACCATTATTGTTACCCCGTCGAGCCGGTTTGCCGATACTTTCTCTCAATG
Proteins encoded in this region:
- the holA gene encoding DNA polymerase III subunit delta, translated to MQLASAQLGPHLQKGLKSLYTIHGDEPLLAQEAADAIRAAARTQGYTERSSYTVAGAHFDWSAVLAAGGSLSLFADKQIVEIRIPSGKPGKDGSTALQQLAEAAQGNDSTLTLVMLPRLDKATRTGAWFSALENNGASIQVDPIERAALPQWIAQRLGLQGQRVMPGDEGQRTLQFFADRVEGNLLAAHQEIQKLALLHPAGELSWEQVEAAVNNVARYDVFKLSEAVLAGNPQRVARMLDGLQAEGEAEVLVHYTIAEDIRALKRVKDAMASGRPLPMALRENRIWGPRERAFERVLPRLDDRMLARLLRAAHVVDGICKGLKQPDWPASGWQALQRLALMLCRACSSGPVPSR
- a CDS encoding glutamate-5-semialdehyde dehydrogenase, whose product is MNAFNVSEHMQALGLQAKSAAFLMARADAATKNRALKALAKRLREAGLSLSEANQRDLERATAAGLPAPMVDRLKLTPKVIETVAQGCEQLAGMADVIGEIIGMKQQPSGIRVGQMRVPIGVFGMIYESRPNVTIEAASLAIKSGNAAILRGGSEAIESNKALALLVSEALAEAGLPVDAVQLVQTTDREAVGQLIAMPEFVDVIIPRGGKGLIERISRDAKVPVIKHLDGNCHVYVDDSAEFEMALRIVDNAKTQKYSPCNAAEGLLVSAAVAEDFLPRIGAIFAAKGVEMRCDPAAARILRADDAAGSNARIVDAVESDWSEEYLAAVISIKVVEGVDEAIAHINRYSSHHTDAIVTRDHVHAQRFLREVDSASVMVNASTRFADGFEFGLGAEIGISTDKFHARGPVGIEGLTSLKYVVLGQGEVRT
- the gshA gene encoding glutamate--cysteine ligase, translating into MVPHLVTALTGPINELEQRVLDSTPAIERWFRLEWMEHTPPFYSAVDIRNAGFKLAPVDTNLFPGGWNNLTKEMLPLAVQAAQAAIEKICPEARNLLVIPENHSKNTFYLANIAQLVRIFHMAGLNVRVGSIDPAIKSPKKIELPNGETVCLEPVVRSKRRLGLKNFDPCTILLNNELSAGTPGILEDLHEQYLLPPLHAGWSVRRKSNHLHSYEELSKRFGKLLGIDPWLINPIYARAEGIDFAEGRGIDVLTSHVDAVLTKVRRKYKEYGINEKPFVIVKGQTGSDGPGVMTVHDAKEVEGLVGKPRAAAGSKAAAARELRGPGEVIVQEGVLTNERVHNGVAEPVVYMMDRYVVGGFYRVHAERAPDENLKSPGASFVPLAFSESAHLPQPGAKPGASAPNRFYMYGVVGRLAMVAASYEMEATDPDAEIYE
- a CDS encoding potassium transporter Kup translates to MSPPKSSSAAALIIGTIGVVYGDIGTSVLYAVKEVFGHGHLPFTIENVYGILSMFFWTLTVIVSIKYVVLVLRADNEGEGGLVAMLALASRAVADKPRLRNVLLLVGIFGTSLFYGDGVITPAISVLSAVEGLEVVSPHFKHYVLPVTLLVLFCLFVVQKRGTAGIGKFFGPITLVWFLAIAVLGVSQIVHHPEILKALNPWFALKFMWDNPGTSFILLGATVLCVTGAEALYADLGHFGKRPIRLAWFTVVMPALTLNYFGQGALLLENPEAVKNPFFMMAPEWALVPLVLLATAATVIASQALITGAFSVTRQVIQLGYLPRLNIEHTSVRTAGQIYIPLVNWGLFVAIVLAVVMFRSSSSLAAAYGIAVTTDMLITTVLTFFVIRYAWKLPLALCIASTAVFFVVDFLFFASNLLKLFEGGWFPLVIGGAVFTLMITWKEGRRLMGEVQRADAIELKAFLDSVFESPPARVEGTAVFLTAEPGVLPNALLHNLKHNKVLHEQNMFVTVRNHEVPWIPMDKRIEIEALGHHCWQIIVHYGFKNDVDLPRALDHARLRGCQLEPMATSYFLSRDVVIPTLGSGMAPWREKLFAQMHHNASGAAAFLGLPNNAVVELGSKIEI
- a CDS encoding polysaccharide deacetylase family protein; amino-acid sequence: MTARWPERLPTHGRFGYSPITRRPGYAWPNGSRLAVYIGFNIEHFAFGDGLGACIGPASPQPDVLNHGWRDYGNRVGAWRCLELFDSLGLPSGALINTALYDHCPELVQACVARGDELIGHGHSNAERQGSWHEDDERALLVRCRERMRQESGQAPAGWLSPWISESAVTPDLLAETGYGYTLNWCHDDQPVRMRTRGGASIWSVPYPQELNDIPMIMGRLMDAKDFSAMVIDNFDEMLGQSRAQPLVMGLALHPYIVGQPYRLRHLRTALSHLARARDRGEIWLTTPCAIASHVQQLAADRPADFA
- a CDS encoding nuclear transport factor 2 family protein translates to MDPLASPDEPALQGPATPAGVVDEFLRLVMIPDPQAASRFTAPDIRIRFTGNRPMHAPGDTSAFNAKRYAWVKKKIERTETVAGGTPEETVVYSLGTLYGAWPDGTAFEGNRYVDRYVVRNGLIVQMDVWNDSAEWLLVRAGLAVL